A stretch of DNA from Anaerolineae bacterium:
CTGTTATCCATTCACGCCGGGGCCGGCGGCACCGAGAGCCAGGACTGGGTGGAAATGTTGCTGCGCATGTACACCCGCTGGGCCGAGGCCGGCAGCTACAAAACCGCCATTGTGGATCAGACCATTGGCGAAGAAGCGGGGCTAAAAAGCGTCACCTTAGAAATCGAGGGCGAATATGCCTATGGTTACGCCAAAGCAGAACGAGGGGTCCACCGGCTGGTCAGAATTTCTCCCTTTGACGCCTCCAACCGGCGGCACACCTCGTTTGCCCTGGTAGAAGTTGTGCCCGATCTGGACACAGACATTGACATTGAGATCAATCCCGATGATCTGGAGATCGACGTCTATAAATCCGGCGGAGCCGGCGGCCAGCACGTCCAGAAAAACGCCACGGCTATTCGCCTGAAACACATGCCCACCGGCCTGGTGGTGACCTGCCAAAACGAACGCAGCCAACTGCAAAATCGGGAAACAGCCATGCGCATTTTGCGGGGCCGGTTATACGATCTGGAATTGAAAAAGCAAGAGGAAGAACAGGCCCGGCTTAAGGGCCAGCACGTGGAGGCCGGTTGGGGCAACCAAATTCGCTCTTACGTGTTGCACCCTTACAAAATGGTCAAAGACCACCGCACCAACCATGAGGTTGGCAACGCCGAAGCCGTGCTCAACGGCCGGCTTGATGATTTTATTGAGGCTTATTTGCGCCAGACCATTGGAGCAGGATGACTTTCCCCGCCCTATAAGTTTGCCCCACCAGCCCATTAACGTTAATGAAGCAAAAGAAGAGCGACCTTTTCAGGTCGCTCTTTTTTTCGTCAATATCTAGGCCAGGTTATTGCAGATTAGCATTGATAACGTCTTCCGGGAAGATCCAGTAGTTGATCACCACGTCGCTGTCGTTGTTGATGCGCATGTAGTAGACGCTATCAGGCCGGACCTGCCCGCCCCAGATGAACTCGCCGGTGGCGATGTCGTTGTCGCGCTCTACAATACTGCCTTTACCAAAGCTGTTGGACTGGCTGCCTTCAAACATTTCAAACCCAACTTTGTATACCCGGTTGCCATCATTGGGGGTCATCACCATGGTGAAGGCTGTTTGGCCGCCGGCAGCGCCCACGTCGGCGCGGGTAAAGGTATACCAGACATCCTCGCCGGGATTCAGGCTGCCCTTGTTAACACCCAAGGCCAGCGGGAAAGGCGCGCCGCGTTCGGTGCCGGGGTCGGCCGCCACTTGAACAACCTGTTCGGTTTTTTCGCCCAATTCGGGGCTGTAAACATCGCCGGTATAGAGGTGGTAATCAATGGGCACATCGGAGCCATTGCGCACCTGCACCAGGTAAAGGCTGTTGTCAATCACCCAGCCGTTCCAGAAACGTTCGCCGGTTTGGGGATTGTTATCCCGGAAAACCACACTGCCCGCGC
This window harbors:
- the prfB gene encoding peptide chain release factor 2 (programmed frameshift), with the translated sequence MEDLHDRLTEMAHRIGSNMVRLDVVGKTKQIEALEKESGAADFWHDQRAAQAKMQQLADLREMVDTWQKIQRRVKDALELIEMAAAEEDDSLLAELTDEVDALESLLDKLEFQLVLSGPHDKNSALLSIHAGAGGTESQDWVEMLLRMYTRWAEAGSYKTAIVDQTIGEEAGLKSVTLEIEGEYAYGYAKAERGVHRLVRISPFDASNRRHTSFALVEVVPDLDTDIDIEINPDDLEIDVYKSGGAGGQHVQKNATAIRLKHMPTGLVVTCQNERSQLQNRETAMRILRGRLYDLELKKQEEEQARLKGQHVEAGWGNQIRSYVLHPYKMVKDHRTNHEVGNAEAVLNGRLDDFIEAYLRQTIGAG